In one window of Gossypium arboreum isolate Shixiya-1 chromosome 4, ASM2569848v2, whole genome shotgun sequence DNA:
- the LOC108460869 gene encoding two-component response regulator ARR8-like has product MGNMATQTQFHVLAVDDSLIDRKLIERLLKTSSYQVTAVDSGSKALEFLGLNGENEDEERNSSVESVSAADEDHQVGVNLIITDYCMPGMTGYDLLRKIKQSSSFKDIPVVIMSSENIPSRINRCLEDGAEEFFLKPVKLSDVNKLRPHLMKGITTKTEMQSNTNKRKGSEEIQSPDRTRPRYNELEVV; this is encoded by the exons ATGGGAAATATGGCCACCCAGACTCAGTTTCATGTTCTTGCAGTTGATGATAGTCTCATTGATAGAAAACTTATTGAAAGGCTTCTCAAGACTTCCTCTTATCAAG TGACTGCAGTGGATTCTGGAAGCAAGGCTTTGGAGTTTCTGGGATTGAATGGTGAGAATGAAGATGAAGAAAggaattcgagtgtcgaatcagTATCTGCTGCAGATGAGGATCATCAAGTGGGGGTGAATTTGATCATCACGGATTATTGTATGCCTGGAATGACGGGGTATGATCTCCTGAGGAAAATCAAACAATCTTCATCCTTTAAAGACATACCGGTTGTCATAATGTCATCTGAGAATATCCCATCAAGAATCAACAGATGCTTGGAAGATGGAGCAGAGGAGTTCTTTTTGAAACCTGTTAAGTTATCAGATGTAAACAAGCTTAGGCCTCATCTCATGAAAGGAATTACAACCAAAACTGAAATGCAATCCAACACTAATAAAAGAAAGGGTAGTGAAGAAATTCAATCCCCTGATAGAACAAGACCAAGATACAATGAATTGGAAGTTGTCTGA